From Amaranthus tricolor cultivar Red isolate AtriRed21 chromosome 4, ASM2621246v1, whole genome shotgun sequence:
AAAACAACAGTCACATAAAAATGTGAAGATTTTCATGATCTTGTcctctttatatatttttacatcAATTAACTTTTAGCCACTGCAAAAGTTTTTCTGCATTTCTTTATGCATGAGGCCATGAGGGTGATGTTGAAATAAAATTCACACAAGGATCCGATTACGAATGACAGGCGACTataatttaaaaagttttaCACTGTATTCATACAAGTTGAAATGAATGTATATCAGTTTGATAGATAGTGGATGGGTGTAACCGTATAAATATGATAAGTCTGACCGGCTATGAATTGTAAGTAGGTGGTTGGTACAAGGACATACCCACTCCATACCCACCTGCTCCGTTCGAATACCCACCCGCCTTGCCTCCATAATACACTAATTTATAATACTTTTATActcataatattattattgaaaaaaaattaatgaaaattttcaaaaaagctTGGTTAAAAGTTTTCTATGTTTTTGAGCTATGGATAAAATCTTTTCTTCAATATGAAGTTTAAAACTTTAATTTAGTAATTGATATCATGAATTATTCACTGTTAAGGAGTATCAATTTTATCTTATTGACAAAACATGTTTTAGATAAATtagaaatacaaattaatttataaggAATGGTTGATATAATGCACAAATAACAAGAACATGAGTGCAAAGTGGATATAATTGTGATTTGTATatcaaggtagctataataagTGCGTGGGTGGAGATAAATTTAAATACATAGTCAGTTGGACAAATATGTGTATGAAATTTGAGAATATGTGAATTgctgaattttttattattcggAAAGCCCATTTATCAAAATGAACATTGGACTTGAGGCTTTTGGACTGGCTTGATCAGTCAACAAGTTTCCCAACCAAGAGGCCAATTACCATACAACGCCATAACAACACCATACCATGGCTAATGAGATCAGAGAAATCAAGATAAGAAacgatttattttcttttgttgagaAGGCAAGTAACAAATATACAACATGAACCTCCCCCTAGCTTTCCCAcctttatattttcatattaaataaatacatGGTGCATATCCAACATACAGCTAGTTTACTAACATTTGAAAAGGAGAATGAAGTGTGGCACAAGTCGTTTATTTCGTTACAGTGGACCTGGTCTTCCTCAATCTTCCTCGGGTTACTCGAATAGTTTCTTCCATTACTGTATCTTCTGGAGGTGCTGAACGCTTTGCTGGTGATTTTTCAGCGGTGAAAGCTGTAACAATCTGAGCGGAATCAGCATTGTTAATTGTTGATTGGCTAGAACACTTGGGTCCATGAGGCATTGACACCAACTTCTTTAGAGTACTTGGGGCTGGTGAAGGGGGTGCAGAAGCAGATGTTTCTTTGGTAGAGGTGGGCTCCTCTTCCATCTCTTGGTCTTCACTGGAAGATGTGCTTGAAGTAGGAGACATAGGCTCTTCGTCTTGTACCTGTGTTGTAGCTTGCACTTTTGTTACTGGATCAGCAGCAGCAGTAGCAATAGAATCAGCATCAGCAGCAGTAGCAGTAGCATTAACATCAGCAGCAGTAGCAGCAGCCGCAGCCGCAGTAGCAGCATTAGCAGGAGCAGGAACAATTTTAGCAGCAGCAGTAGCAGCAGCCGCAGCCGCAGTAGCAGCATTAGCAGAAGCAGGAACAATTTTAGCAGCAGCAGCTGTAGCAGTGTCTCTGGTAGCAGCAGGAGGTTGCTGGGTTTTTCTTGCTGGATGCTGTGGCTACAATTGAGTCATAGATGTATAGAAAAAGGTGCAAATTAGTACTTAATGAGCTTAAGATTGAGATTGCTGTGACAAGAATTACAATATATGCCTTTTTCTGGAACCAGAACGATGCAAGCACATTTCAAAAGCAACCTAAAAAGAGATGAACACGCACTGCTAATTACCTTAGAAAGTACATTAAAACACATTTGGAATGTACTTTCTATAGAAGCATCAAAAGGCAGAATAAAAATTTGTTTAATCTCAAGTCCTAAACATAGCTCATCACATACTACCCAGAGCAATCAGGAAAATTTCCTACAGAACCTAGAGGAAaagtattttgtaaaattaagcATTCAAGTTCAAGTATCCTCATAATTccgaaaatcagaaaaagatgCAAAGAACAGTTGATGAGATCTGAAAGCTTATAAGTGCCATATCACCACATCAAACTGTCAAAAATCGATAAAGGATCACAATATCAAAATGAACTGAAGAACAATAGTCCAGCTCTAGCATGTACTGGGCCGATATTTATCATTGAAATGGAGGGTTAAGATCATAAGGTCTACACGACCTTTCCCACATAGTCACATAGTAATCTTCTGGCAGTTGCAGCTAGGTCCTATATTCTTATCAAATTGATTATGGATTCATCAGGCGAATCGTTTTTCTTGATGACCCAGACACAAATTAACAACATCAAACATGTTGCTATAAACCTATAGTACTGTCTCGTGAAAGTATAATGCTGGTCAAAGAGAGGAGATGAACCTGTCTAGCACGAGGCCTTGGGGTGGACTGCGATGCAACATACTGCAAAACTTCAAAAATTCTCGTCTGACCATAGCTGGCTGCCATATGACAATACATGTAAGCCAAATCCCCAGCCCTCGTCCTTAATTCCAGTAAGTTGCGATCAATTTCGGTCTCATGCTTTGAAACATACGGTTTAAGGAAGGAATCATAAACATATGTTGTTCCCTGGAACAGAATAATCCGTCACATAAGAACAACTTCACATCCATTGACAGCGTACACAAACATTAGACAACCAACTATAAAATCTATATGGCTCATATCATTACCTTTGTCCTAGGGTACCACAAGAATATTATAAACGCCAATTTAGCCTCACTGTACATCGGAACCCTGTAAAGAAGAAAGGTTCCAAAACATTCCTATTTAAAGCAAGCTGTgacataatataaaatcaaaggAAAAGTTCCTGACCACTTACCATGAAACAAAGGCGTCGCTAAACCTCTCCATGACCGTCATTACAGCTACTAAAATCCTGAAATCGTCCCAAATTTTTCGATATGAAATTCACTAATGAAACAAAATTCCTTACTAAAACATTTGCGCTTCTCATtcatgtgaagttgcacatgattACAATCAATCGTTAGTCTATAACAAGTaaaacctctttgttattacaaggtaCGGTTGCATTTATCCAATCCCCCAATTCCTCTACAAAGAAATCACTTGGAATTGGGATAATCGCATGTTGTTGTAAATAGAATGACAAAAACAAAAGACGGCAACTCAAACTAGTTTATACCAGTATTGGCACCAAAAACGGAGTTGCTCTATGTCCGGTTTATTCCTCTCCAATGTTTTAAAACACTCATAAGCTGGACATACATATCCAAAAATCATCCTGCAAACAGAAGTATAACATCATTAGTCATTTAATTCACTCGAAATCAAAACCACGGGATATAAGAGTTTTTCTCGGTAACTTACACAAGTCCTCTGGAGAGAAAGCACCCAATCATTTTGTTTCCTGAAACATACAAGAAACCAAATGCCATTAAAAAATCAACCGTAAGTCACATCACAAATTAGGGAGCTTTTATCTGTGTCACTATATATTCATCAAAACCTGCAATCAGCAATTATCTAAACcttaaatattaagtttttgcttgaattggttttttgacatggtattagagccaacATGATAAGAGATCGCGAATTTAAATCTTAACCACCTCTCATTTAAAGTAGAATTATTTAGCGTCAGGTATAAAGAGAGTTTGTGCTGTGTCCACACTTCTAAAGGTCTTTCTTGAAGGGAGcgcgttagagtatataacatacgtggtcctcaaccatcagctttaagcttttggttgagttggttccttaacaacCGTATCAATCCAAAATGTAATTCAAATCAAGCAGAAATCTATAATGATGACAATTATATAAGCTAATGAGCTACAAcggaaaatttttaattgtcaATCACATCAAAATGTATTGTGCCAACTGCCAAGTCTCTTTTTATGAAGATTCATGATTAATTTCTGTGTTCGATACATCAACTTGAAGAAAAACAGAACATCACATCATTTGAtgcttaaattaaaaaatatactcatgatttatcaaaaaattaaatgaaatggaAAGAATTACAAATAAAGCACACTGAGCAATGCGTATACATATAATCTAGGAATAAAAGCATGAAAGTTCAAAAATGTAGCTTGAAAATTCTAATAAACGAGGTCAAAATAGCAAAAGTTTATGATAATTATTTACAAATGAAATTCAGAGAAGCAATTCATcgaattcgaaaaaaaaaaaaaaaacgattgcaagaagacaaataaaataattagggaaaatacaaatttaaaaatgaattcgcACCTTTGTAGAGTATTCTCCGCGACTATTGAAATGAAAAATACAAGGAAGAAGTGAAAGAGAAAAATGGAAGACTTCAATCTCCGCCGAAGAGCTACGGCGAACCGTTGCAAAGCCGGCGGAGTGAGTGAGAGGAGAAAGAAAGGTATGGGAAGAGAGAACTCTGTTTTTGTTAGGAATATGCTATTGTTGTTTGAATTTTGGTTTAACTGAGATAATTAACTTCCCATCAATTTtcgtttgaaaaaaaatttaaagtgaaTTTGGGAAGACCTAATAATATTAGCGGCTCTTATATATTCTTACTCAAAGTATccaatttctttgtttttatgatATTGTGTCTGTTTGGCGCAATATAGTTGTGCAGgtaattgttatttttaattgtttaaataattttaaatttgagtaGTAATTACCGTGAGATATTTTGTTGTCTAATTGACGATGTAGattaataatattttgtaaAAGTAATGATTATATGCTTGTTGAATTAAAAAATGTATAGAAATACAAACTACTACCTTTACAAATTTGAAACACTTAAATTTGTAactttttgaaaatatataacTATTTGTACTAGAAATCCGCTACGTAAATTGTTACCTATATATTTTATagtaatattttattcttattgaaCTAATAACTatcactcaaaaaaaaaaaacaactaataaCTACTTAAATGCTTAACTGTACATGTAATCGTCACTCGTAAGCGATTTTCTTGTTTTACCGATAATGTCAATGGTTCAAGAccagaataaaataaaagaaaataaccaGTATAATTAGTAATTATGTGTAAAATATAATTagtaattagaaaaattataattaaaatgatagtAGAgtggaaatttaaattaatagtatTACATTAGTTGGGGCAAAATTTCGTGGAAATGGTATCTCCCAATCAGGAAATGGAAATGGGTTAAAGTTTGGGTAGCTGTTGCGTCTAATATGGGTGATTGGGTATTCTATTATTTAGGGATGGGGTGATGAAAATGAACGGGAGTTGTATTTTTAATCGGCCGGTTAATGTTGATGGGCCCATGGGCAGTTTGGTGACCAAGTTAAGGGAAACCTCTTTTTTAAGGGAGGAATTGATCTTTTTGGgatatttaagaaaacaaattcttgtataagaCTGTTTCATCGTGAGATAtgctttatatttgaattaaataatctaata
This genomic window contains:
- the LOC130811144 gene encoding HVA22-like protein i; its protein translation is MIGCFLSRGLVMIFGYVCPAYECFKTLERNKPDIEQLRFWCQYWILVAVMTVMERFSDAFVSWVPMYSEAKLAFIIFLWYPRTKGTTYVYDSFLKPYVSKHETEIDRNLLELRTRAGDLAYMYCHMAASYGQTRIFEVLQYVASQSTPRPRARQPQHPARKTQQPPAATRDTATAAAAKIVPASANAATAAAAAATAAAKIVPAPANAATAAAAAATAADVNATATAADADSIATAAADPVTKVQATTQVQDEEPMSPTSSTSSSEDQEMEEEPTSTKETSASAPPSPAPSTLKKLVSMPHGPKCSSQSTINNADSAQIVTAFTAEKSPAKRSAPPEDTVMEETIRVTRGRLRKTRSTVTK